The Raphanus sativus cultivar WK10039 chromosome 2, ASM80110v3, whole genome shotgun sequence genome includes a region encoding these proteins:
- the LOC108825819 gene encoding copper transporter 5, whose translation MMHMTFYWGIKATILFDFWKTDSWLSYILTLLACFVFAAFYQYLENRRLQFKSLSSARHPPPPRTGVSAPLIPKSSTRSAAKAASVLLFGVNAAIGYLLMLAAMSFNGGVFIAIVVGLTVGYLVFRSDDDGGNAAAENPCACA comes from the coding sequence ATGATGCACATGACCTTCTACTGGGGCATCAAAGCCACAATCCTCTTCGATTTCTGGAAAACCGATTCATGGCTCAGCTACATCCTCACCTTGCTCGCCTGCTTCGTCTTCGCCGCCTTCTACCAGTACCTCGAGAACCGCCGCCTCCAATTCAAATCCCTTTCGTCCGCCCGCCATCCTCCTCCGCCGCGAACCGGCGTCTCCGCCCCTCTTATCCCCAAATCGAGCACCAGATCCGCCGCCAAAGCTGCCTCGGTGCTGCTCTTCGGCGTCAACGCCGCGATCGGGTACTTGCTGATGCTCGCGGCCATGTCCTTCAACGGAGGCGTTTTTATCGCGATCGTCGTCGGTTTGACCGTCGGGTACCTCGTTTTCAGATCTGACGACGACGGTGGTAACGCGGCGGCGGAGAATCCGTGCGCTTGTGCTTGA
- the LOC108840427 gene encoding uncharacterized protein LOC108840427 has protein sequence MMSSSSATDTITKPSSLPAVESVTCDTCGFAEECTLAYIHRVKERHKGHWLCGLCMEAVKDEVVRSQTRISIEEALRRHTTFCHQFRSWSPDEEEDPISVIGRILRRSLDGSPQRTTTRSSSSGALPGIDGVASRRSLLRSGSCFPSLST, from the coding sequence ATGATGTCTTCATCATCAGCCACCGATACTATCACTAAGCCGTCGTCATTGCCGGCGGTGGAGTCAGTCACATGCGACACGTGCGGTTTCGCAGAAGAATGCACGCTGGCTTACATCCACCGCGTCAAGGAGCGGCACAAGGGACACTGGCTTTGTGGGCTCTGTATGGAGGCAGTTAAGGACGAGGTGGTTCGGTCCCAGACTAGAATCTCCATCGAGGAAGCTCTCCGCCGCCACACCACTTTCTGCCACCAGTTCCGTTCTTGGAGTCCAGACGAGGAGGAAGATCCAATATCAGTCATTGGAAGGATTCTACGGCGAAGCCTTGATGGCTCTCCACAGAGAACCACCACGAGGTCCAGCTCGAGTGGGGCTTTGCCGGGTATTGACGGAGTAGCGTCACGACGGTCGCTTCTTCGTTCTGGCAGCTGTTTCCCTTCTCTCTCtacttaa
- the LOC108818115 gene encoding protein trichome birefringence-like 16 isoform X1 has product MTPLHRNSFRMKRVALRRRARHISVVLVVLVCATVGIWTWDTAPSSAFLPPQSRFLKLQTEEEVRRIPSGLNTETKGSYSSATPFVNKGKAQRTTAALFIHLVTSQMFLCTFSRGICGSVKKLSLALLCFSLFPGLLMTAETKEDSTIEQVEHEVVSEPKHGKTPTSRENKLQQVKREVAIRKDQTTKTTHIKETHSDPERTKQFVAKKDDVSTSTARFPNQACNYAKGKWVVDNHRPLYSGSHCKQWLASMWACRLMQRTDFAFERLRWQPKDCSMEEFEGSKFLTRMKNRTLAFVGDSLGRQQFQSMMCMITGGKERPDVLDVGPEFGFITPEGGGRPNGWAYRFPETNTTVLYHWSSTLCDIQPLNISDPLTEHAMHLDRPPAFLRQYLHKINVLVMNTGHHWNRGKLNGNRWVMHVNGVPNADKKLAALGNAKNFTIHSTVSWVSSQLPRHPGLKAFYRSLSPRHFVGGEWNTGGSCNNTTPMSIGKEVLQEESSDYSAGHAVKGTGVKLLDITALSHIRDEGHISRFSLSASKGVQDCLHWCLPGVPDTWNEMLFAMI; this is encoded by the exons ATGACTCCCCTCCATAGAAATAG tttTAGGATGAAAAGAGTAGCTCTTAGACGGAGGGCTAGGCATATCTCGGTTGTGCTTGTTGTTCTTGTTTGTGCAACCGTTGGCATATGGACATGGGATACAGCTCCATCCTCTGCCTTTCTTCCACCCCAAAGTCGCTTTCTTAAGCTTCAAACAG AAGAAGAGGTAAGGAGAATACCTAGTGGACTGAATACAGAAACTAAAGGGAGCTACTCATCAGCTACTCCCTTTGTAAACAAAGGTAAAGCCCAACGCACTACAGCAGCGCTTTTCATACATCTTGTCACTTCTCAAATGTTTCTTTGCACCTTTTCGAGGGGAATTTGCGGGTCGGTTAAGAAACTAAGTTTAGCATTACTTTGTTTTTCCCTTTTCCCTGGCTTACTTATGACAGCAGAAACCAAAGAGGATTCAACTATTGAACAAGTGGAACATGAAGTTGTAAGTGAGCCAAAACATGGGAAGACACCAACTAGCAGAGAAAATAAATTACAACAGGTGAAACGTGAGGTTGCTATTAGAAAAGACCAAACTACAAAGACGACACATATTAAAGAGACTCATTCAGATCCAGAGAGGACTAAACAGTTCGTAGCCAAGAAAGATGATGTTAGTACTTCAACAGCTCGCTTCCCCAATCAAG CTTGTAATTACGCCAAAGGAAAATGGGTTGTGGACAACCACCGTCCTTTGTATTCAGGATCTCATTGCAAACAGTGGCTTGCTTCCATGTGGGCGTGCAGGTTAATGCAGCGTACAGACTTTGCCTTCGAAAGATTAAGATGGCAACCTAAAGATTGCTCTATGGAAGAATTTGAAGGCTCCAAGTTCTTGACAag GATGAAGAACAGAACGTTAGCCTTTGTTGGAGACTCATTAGGAAGACAGCAGTTTCAATCAATGATGTGTATGATCACCGGAGGCAAAGAGAGGCCTGATGTCCTTGACGTGGGACCAGAGTTTGGGTTCATAACTCCCGAAGGTGGTGGTCGTCCTAATGGCTGGGCTTATAGATTCCCAGAAACCAACACAACGGTCCTATACCACTGGTCATCGACCCTCTGCGACATACAACCGCTCAACATCTCTGACCCTTTAACTGAACACGCTATGCATCTCGACCGACCACCAGCGTTTCTACGCCAATACCTTCATAAGATTAACGTGCTGGTGATGAACACAGGCCACCACTGGAACAGAGGGAAGCTCAACGGCAACAGATGGGTGATGCATGTGAACGGAGTTCCCAACGCTGACAAGAAGCTAGCCGCTCTTGGTAACGCCAAGAACTTCACGATTCACAGCACGGTTAGTTGGGTTAGCTCGCAGCTCCCTCGCCATCCGGGTCTCAAGGCGTTCTACAGAAGCCTTTCGCCGAGGCATTTCGTGGGCGGGGAGTGGAACACAGGAGGGAGCTGTAATAACACAACCCCAATGTCCATCGGGAAAGAAGTTTTGCAAGAGGAGTCTAGCGATTACAGCGCGGGTCATGCGGTGAAAGGCACAGGGGTTAAGCTTTTGGACATAACAGCTTTGTCTCATATCAGAGACGAAGGTCACATATCACGGTTCAGTCTCTCGGCGTCAAAAGGAGTTCAGGATTGTCTCCATTGGTGCTTGCCTGGTGTTCCTGACACGTGGAATGAAATGCTTTTCGCAATGATATAA
- the LOC108818115 gene encoding protein trichome birefringence-like 16 isoform X3: MTPLHRNSFRMKRVALRRRARHISVVLVVLVCATVGIWTWDTAPSSAFLPPQSRFLKLQTEEEVRRIPSGLNTETKGSYSSATPFVNKAETKEDSTIEQVEHEVVSEPKHGKTPTSRENKLQQVKREVAIRKDQTTKTTHIKETHSDPERTKQFVAKKDDVSTSTARFPNQACNYAKGKWVVDNHRPLYSGSHCKQWLASMWACRLMQRTDFAFERLRWQPKDCSMEEFEGSKFLTRMKNRTLAFVGDSLGRQQFQSMMCMITGGKERPDVLDVGPEFGFITPEGGGRPNGWAYRFPETNTTVLYHWSSTLCDIQPLNISDPLTEHAMHLDRPPAFLRQYLHKINVLVMNTGHHWNRGKLNGNRWVMHVNGVPNADKKLAALGNAKNFTIHSTVSWVSSQLPRHPGLKAFYRSLSPRHFVGGEWNTGGSCNNTTPMSIGKEVLQEESSDYSAGHAVKGTGVKLLDITALSHIRDEGHISRFSLSASKGVQDCLHWCLPGVPDTWNEMLFAMI, from the exons ATGACTCCCCTCCATAGAAATAG tttTAGGATGAAAAGAGTAGCTCTTAGACGGAGGGCTAGGCATATCTCGGTTGTGCTTGTTGTTCTTGTTTGTGCAACCGTTGGCATATGGACATGGGATACAGCTCCATCCTCTGCCTTTCTTCCACCCCAAAGTCGCTTTCTTAAGCTTCAAACAG AAGAAGAGGTAAGGAGAATACCTAGTGGACTGAATACAGAAACTAAAGGGAGCTACTCATCAGCTACTCCCTTTGTAAACAAAG CAGAAACCAAAGAGGATTCAACTATTGAACAAGTGGAACATGAAGTTGTAAGTGAGCCAAAACATGGGAAGACACCAACTAGCAGAGAAAATAAATTACAACAGGTGAAACGTGAGGTTGCTATTAGAAAAGACCAAACTACAAAGACGACACATATTAAAGAGACTCATTCAGATCCAGAGAGGACTAAACAGTTCGTAGCCAAGAAAGATGATGTTAGTACTTCAACAGCTCGCTTCCCCAATCAAG CTTGTAATTACGCCAAAGGAAAATGGGTTGTGGACAACCACCGTCCTTTGTATTCAGGATCTCATTGCAAACAGTGGCTTGCTTCCATGTGGGCGTGCAGGTTAATGCAGCGTACAGACTTTGCCTTCGAAAGATTAAGATGGCAACCTAAAGATTGCTCTATGGAAGAATTTGAAGGCTCCAAGTTCTTGACAag GATGAAGAACAGAACGTTAGCCTTTGTTGGAGACTCATTAGGAAGACAGCAGTTTCAATCAATGATGTGTATGATCACCGGAGGCAAAGAGAGGCCTGATGTCCTTGACGTGGGACCAGAGTTTGGGTTCATAACTCCCGAAGGTGGTGGTCGTCCTAATGGCTGGGCTTATAGATTCCCAGAAACCAACACAACGGTCCTATACCACTGGTCATCGACCCTCTGCGACATACAACCGCTCAACATCTCTGACCCTTTAACTGAACACGCTATGCATCTCGACCGACCACCAGCGTTTCTACGCCAATACCTTCATAAGATTAACGTGCTGGTGATGAACACAGGCCACCACTGGAACAGAGGGAAGCTCAACGGCAACAGATGGGTGATGCATGTGAACGGAGTTCCCAACGCTGACAAGAAGCTAGCCGCTCTTGGTAACGCCAAGAACTTCACGATTCACAGCACGGTTAGTTGGGTTAGCTCGCAGCTCCCTCGCCATCCGGGTCTCAAGGCGTTCTACAGAAGCCTTTCGCCGAGGCATTTCGTGGGCGGGGAGTGGAACACAGGAGGGAGCTGTAATAACACAACCCCAATGTCCATCGGGAAAGAAGTTTTGCAAGAGGAGTCTAGCGATTACAGCGCGGGTCATGCGGTGAAAGGCACAGGGGTTAAGCTTTTGGACATAACAGCTTTGTCTCATATCAGAGACGAAGGTCACATATCACGGTTCAGTCTCTCGGCGTCAAAAGGAGTTCAGGATTGTCTCCATTGGTGCTTGCCTGGTGTTCCTGACACGTGGAATGAAATGCTTTTCGCAATGATATAA
- the LOC108818115 gene encoding protein trichome birefringence-like 16 isoform X4: MTPLHRNSFRMKRVALRRRARHISVVLVVLVCATVGIWTWDTAPSSAFLPPQSRFLKLQTEEEVRRIPSGLNTETKGSYSSATPFVNKETKEDSTIEQVEHEVVSEPKHGKTPTSRENKLQQVKREVAIRKDQTTKTTHIKETHSDPERTKQFVAKKDDVSTSTARFPNQACNYAKGKWVVDNHRPLYSGSHCKQWLASMWACRLMQRTDFAFERLRWQPKDCSMEEFEGSKFLTRMKNRTLAFVGDSLGRQQFQSMMCMITGGKERPDVLDVGPEFGFITPEGGGRPNGWAYRFPETNTTVLYHWSSTLCDIQPLNISDPLTEHAMHLDRPPAFLRQYLHKINVLVMNTGHHWNRGKLNGNRWVMHVNGVPNADKKLAALGNAKNFTIHSTVSWVSSQLPRHPGLKAFYRSLSPRHFVGGEWNTGGSCNNTTPMSIGKEVLQEESSDYSAGHAVKGTGVKLLDITALSHIRDEGHISRFSLSASKGVQDCLHWCLPGVPDTWNEMLFAMI; encoded by the exons ATGACTCCCCTCCATAGAAATAG tttTAGGATGAAAAGAGTAGCTCTTAGACGGAGGGCTAGGCATATCTCGGTTGTGCTTGTTGTTCTTGTTTGTGCAACCGTTGGCATATGGACATGGGATACAGCTCCATCCTCTGCCTTTCTTCCACCCCAAAGTCGCTTTCTTAAGCTTCAAACAG AAGAAGAGGTAAGGAGAATACCTAGTGGACTGAATACAGAAACTAAAGGGAGCTACTCATCAGCTACTCCCTTTGTAAACAAAG AAACCAAAGAGGATTCAACTATTGAACAAGTGGAACATGAAGTTGTAAGTGAGCCAAAACATGGGAAGACACCAACTAGCAGAGAAAATAAATTACAACAGGTGAAACGTGAGGTTGCTATTAGAAAAGACCAAACTACAAAGACGACACATATTAAAGAGACTCATTCAGATCCAGAGAGGACTAAACAGTTCGTAGCCAAGAAAGATGATGTTAGTACTTCAACAGCTCGCTTCCCCAATCAAG CTTGTAATTACGCCAAAGGAAAATGGGTTGTGGACAACCACCGTCCTTTGTATTCAGGATCTCATTGCAAACAGTGGCTTGCTTCCATGTGGGCGTGCAGGTTAATGCAGCGTACAGACTTTGCCTTCGAAAGATTAAGATGGCAACCTAAAGATTGCTCTATGGAAGAATTTGAAGGCTCCAAGTTCTTGACAag GATGAAGAACAGAACGTTAGCCTTTGTTGGAGACTCATTAGGAAGACAGCAGTTTCAATCAATGATGTGTATGATCACCGGAGGCAAAGAGAGGCCTGATGTCCTTGACGTGGGACCAGAGTTTGGGTTCATAACTCCCGAAGGTGGTGGTCGTCCTAATGGCTGGGCTTATAGATTCCCAGAAACCAACACAACGGTCCTATACCACTGGTCATCGACCCTCTGCGACATACAACCGCTCAACATCTCTGACCCTTTAACTGAACACGCTATGCATCTCGACCGACCACCAGCGTTTCTACGCCAATACCTTCATAAGATTAACGTGCTGGTGATGAACACAGGCCACCACTGGAACAGAGGGAAGCTCAACGGCAACAGATGGGTGATGCATGTGAACGGAGTTCCCAACGCTGACAAGAAGCTAGCCGCTCTTGGTAACGCCAAGAACTTCACGATTCACAGCACGGTTAGTTGGGTTAGCTCGCAGCTCCCTCGCCATCCGGGTCTCAAGGCGTTCTACAGAAGCCTTTCGCCGAGGCATTTCGTGGGCGGGGAGTGGAACACAGGAGGGAGCTGTAATAACACAACCCCAATGTCCATCGGGAAAGAAGTTTTGCAAGAGGAGTCTAGCGATTACAGCGCGGGTCATGCGGTGAAAGGCACAGGGGTTAAGCTTTTGGACATAACAGCTTTGTCTCATATCAGAGACGAAGGTCACATATCACGGTTCAGTCTCTCGGCGTCAAAAGGAGTTCAGGATTGTCTCCATTGGTGCTTGCCTGGTGTTCCTGACACGTGGAATGAAATGCTTTTCGCAATGATATAA
- the LOC108818115 gene encoding protein trichome birefringence-like 16 isoform X2 yields MKRVALRRRARHISVVLVVLVCATVGIWTWDTAPSSAFLPPQSRFLKLQTEEEVRRIPSGLNTETKGSYSSATPFVNKGKAQRTTAALFIHLVTSQMFLCTFSRGICGSVKKLSLALLCFSLFPGLLMTAETKEDSTIEQVEHEVVSEPKHGKTPTSRENKLQQVKREVAIRKDQTTKTTHIKETHSDPERTKQFVAKKDDVSTSTARFPNQACNYAKGKWVVDNHRPLYSGSHCKQWLASMWACRLMQRTDFAFERLRWQPKDCSMEEFEGSKFLTRMKNRTLAFVGDSLGRQQFQSMMCMITGGKERPDVLDVGPEFGFITPEGGGRPNGWAYRFPETNTTVLYHWSSTLCDIQPLNISDPLTEHAMHLDRPPAFLRQYLHKINVLVMNTGHHWNRGKLNGNRWVMHVNGVPNADKKLAALGNAKNFTIHSTVSWVSSQLPRHPGLKAFYRSLSPRHFVGGEWNTGGSCNNTTPMSIGKEVLQEESSDYSAGHAVKGTGVKLLDITALSHIRDEGHISRFSLSASKGVQDCLHWCLPGVPDTWNEMLFAMI; encoded by the exons ATGAAAAGAGTAGCTCTTAGACGGAGGGCTAGGCATATCTCGGTTGTGCTTGTTGTTCTTGTTTGTGCAACCGTTGGCATATGGACATGGGATACAGCTCCATCCTCTGCCTTTCTTCCACCCCAAAGTCGCTTTCTTAAGCTTCAAACAG AAGAAGAGGTAAGGAGAATACCTAGTGGACTGAATACAGAAACTAAAGGGAGCTACTCATCAGCTACTCCCTTTGTAAACAAAGGTAAAGCCCAACGCACTACAGCAGCGCTTTTCATACATCTTGTCACTTCTCAAATGTTTCTTTGCACCTTTTCGAGGGGAATTTGCGGGTCGGTTAAGAAACTAAGTTTAGCATTACTTTGTTTTTCCCTTTTCCCTGGCTTACTTATGACAGCAGAAACCAAAGAGGATTCAACTATTGAACAAGTGGAACATGAAGTTGTAAGTGAGCCAAAACATGGGAAGACACCAACTAGCAGAGAAAATAAATTACAACAGGTGAAACGTGAGGTTGCTATTAGAAAAGACCAAACTACAAAGACGACACATATTAAAGAGACTCATTCAGATCCAGAGAGGACTAAACAGTTCGTAGCCAAGAAAGATGATGTTAGTACTTCAACAGCTCGCTTCCCCAATCAAG CTTGTAATTACGCCAAAGGAAAATGGGTTGTGGACAACCACCGTCCTTTGTATTCAGGATCTCATTGCAAACAGTGGCTTGCTTCCATGTGGGCGTGCAGGTTAATGCAGCGTACAGACTTTGCCTTCGAAAGATTAAGATGGCAACCTAAAGATTGCTCTATGGAAGAATTTGAAGGCTCCAAGTTCTTGACAag GATGAAGAACAGAACGTTAGCCTTTGTTGGAGACTCATTAGGAAGACAGCAGTTTCAATCAATGATGTGTATGATCACCGGAGGCAAAGAGAGGCCTGATGTCCTTGACGTGGGACCAGAGTTTGGGTTCATAACTCCCGAAGGTGGTGGTCGTCCTAATGGCTGGGCTTATAGATTCCCAGAAACCAACACAACGGTCCTATACCACTGGTCATCGACCCTCTGCGACATACAACCGCTCAACATCTCTGACCCTTTAACTGAACACGCTATGCATCTCGACCGACCACCAGCGTTTCTACGCCAATACCTTCATAAGATTAACGTGCTGGTGATGAACACAGGCCACCACTGGAACAGAGGGAAGCTCAACGGCAACAGATGGGTGATGCATGTGAACGGAGTTCCCAACGCTGACAAGAAGCTAGCCGCTCTTGGTAACGCCAAGAACTTCACGATTCACAGCACGGTTAGTTGGGTTAGCTCGCAGCTCCCTCGCCATCCGGGTCTCAAGGCGTTCTACAGAAGCCTTTCGCCGAGGCATTTCGTGGGCGGGGAGTGGAACACAGGAGGGAGCTGTAATAACACAACCCCAATGTCCATCGGGAAAGAAGTTTTGCAAGAGGAGTCTAGCGATTACAGCGCGGGTCATGCGGTGAAAGGCACAGGGGTTAAGCTTTTGGACATAACAGCTTTGTCTCATATCAGAGACGAAGGTCACATATCACGGTTCAGTCTCTCGGCGTCAAAAGGAGTTCAGGATTGTCTCCATTGGTGCTTGCCTGGTGTTCCTGACACGTGGAATGAAATGCTTTTCGCAATGATATAA